The following proteins are co-located in the Dietzia timorensis genome:
- a CDS encoding IS481 family transposase produces the protein MSHANAVLTPRTRLRLAKLVVEDHWTYSAVAKMFMVAPRTARKWADRYRAEGAAGMADRSSRPRRSPSKTPQSVVRRIVALRWRKRLGPVQIAGRLGVPASTVHAVLARCRINRLTYIDRVTGEPLRRYEHPYPGSMIHVDVTKFGNIPDGGGHKFVGRKQGQQNSLATAHRTGERGKDYRPRIGTAYVHTVIDDHSRVAYAEICSDEKAETAIGVLRRASAWFAERGVVVERVLSDNGSCYRAHTWRDACADLGIKHKRTRPYRPQTNGKIERFHRTLSDGWAYAQFYASTAQRNAALPEWMHFYNHHRAHSAIGGQAPVTRLTNLPGHHN, from the coding sequence ATGTCCCACGCTAACGCTGTCTTGACGCCACGCACACGATTGCGGCTGGCGAAGTTGGTCGTCGAGGACCATTGGACGTATTCAGCGGTGGCGAAAATGTTCATGGTCGCGCCGCGCACAGCGAGAAAGTGGGCTGATAGATACCGGGCCGAAGGCGCCGCGGGAATGGCCGATCGCAGCTCGCGTCCTCGCCGTAGCCCGAGCAAGACACCGCAGTCAGTCGTGCGTCGGATCGTGGCGTTGCGCTGGCGCAAGCGGCTCGGACCGGTCCAGATCGCTGGCCGGCTCGGCGTGCCTGCCTCGACTGTGCATGCGGTGCTGGCGCGATGCCGGATCAACCGACTCACCTACATCGACCGCGTCACTGGGGAGCCGCTGCGCCGTTACGAGCACCCGTATCCAGGCTCGATGATCCACGTCGACGTCACCAAGTTCGGCAACATCCCCGACGGCGGCGGACACAAGTTCGTCGGTCGCAAGCAGGGCCAGCAGAATTCGCTAGCAACAGCGCATCGAACGGGCGAGCGTGGGAAGGATTACCGCCCGCGAATCGGCACCGCCTACGTCCACACGGTGATCGATGACCACTCCCGGGTCGCCTACGCCGAGATCTGCTCTGATGAGAAGGCCGAGACCGCGATCGGGGTCCTGCGCCGAGCGAGTGCGTGGTTTGCCGAACGAGGCGTTGTGGTCGAACGAGTTCTTTCCGACAACGGCTCGTGTTACCGCGCCCACACCTGGCGAGATGCATGTGCTGACCTGGGTATCAAGCACAAGCGAACACGTCCCTACCGGCCACAGACCAACGGCAAGATCGAGCGTTTCCACCGCACCTTGTCCGACGGCTGGGCCTACGCCCAGTTCTACGCGTCAACTGCACAGCGCAACGCAGCCCTGCCTGAGTGGATGCACTTCTACAATCATCACCGAGCACATTCCGCTATAGGAGGCCAGGCCCCAGTCACCCGACTGACCAACCTCCCTGGACATCACAACTAG